The following are from one region of the Corylus avellana chromosome ca1, CavTom2PMs-1.0 genome:
- the LOC132173579 gene encoding glycine-rich cell wall structural protein 1.8-like, which yields MARGGGGDATGGVRDACRGEPPSGGGGGSEDKTGGGDAGGGADGGGHAGGDGGGEVDGGVEVGGEGGGEVGGCVSIGGGEAGGDGGAAGTAGGGD from the coding sequence ATGGCTCGAGGGGGAGGTGGGGATGCCACCGGAGGTGTAAGGGATGCTTGCAGAGGAGAACCTcctagtggtggtggtggtggcagcGAAGATAAAACTGGAGGGGGTGATGCTGGCGGAGGGGCAGATGGTGGGGGTCATGCTGGTGGCGATGGCGGTGGTGAAGTTGATGGTGGGGTTGAAGTTGGCGGAGAAGGTGGCGGTGAGGTTGGAGGTTGTGTTAGTATCGGTGGGGGTGAAGCTGGCGGGGATGGAGGAGCAGCAGGGACTGCCGGTGGAGGAGACTGA
- the LOC132173586 gene encoding cycloartenol-C-24-methyltransferase-like — MGNNQTITLFNKKFVNDALARSYKFLHIGSVQVAVKPLTRLGINASVLLCLRDARFVDFKTSILGMIQSSLFNGLVHFDVFPNISLALNDVHILKALTLNILASGYNMEEGLSNRIERPLFERPLFERPLLVNERRNSFAGSTTLEGLRRRDKDVDEYEKYHSYYGGDEEERKANYTDMVNKYYDLVTSFYEYGWGESFHFAPRWKGESLRESLKRNQHFIALQLCLKPEQKVLDVGCGIGGPLREISRFSSASVTGLNNNEYQIARGKELNRIAGVDKTCDFVKADFMKMPFPDNTYDAVYAIASTCHAPDAYGCYKEIYRVLKPGHCFAAYEWCMTDSFDPNNREHQKIKAEIEIGDGLPDIRLTGKCLEALKQAGFEVIWEKDLAVDSPLPWYLPFDKSHFSLSSFRLTAAGRFITRNMVKAMEFVGIAPKGSQRVQIFLEQAAEGLVEGGKKEIFTPIYFFLARKPLSDNQ, encoded by the exons ATGGGTAATAATCAAACTATTACCttgttcaataaaaaatttgtcaatgatGCTCTTGCTAGAAGTTACAAATTCTTGCATATTGGTTCTGTTCAAGTTGCTGTCAAGCCTttgactcgacttggtattaatgcttctgttttgttatgtttgcgTGACGCAAGATTTGTTGATTTCAAAACCAGTATTCTTGGCATGATTCAGTCTTCTCTGTTTAATGGCCTtgtccattttgatgttttccctAATATTTCTCTTGCCTTGAATGATGttcatattttgaaagctttgaCGCTTAATATTTTGGCatctggttataatatggaagaag gactttcTAACAGAATCGAAAGACCTCTGTTTGAAAGACCTCTGTTTGAAAGACCTCTGttggttaacgaacgaaggaattcttttgcgggTTCTACAACCTTAGAAGGACTCCGACGTCGTGATAAGGATGTGGATGA GTATGAGAAGTATCATAGCTATTATGGTGGTGACgaggaagagagaaaagctAACTACACTGACATG GTTAATAAATACTATGATCTTGTTACTAGCTTTTATGAGTATGGCTGGGGGGAGTCTTTCCATTTTGCACCCAG ATGGAAAGGGGAGTCTCTTCGAGAGAGCCTCAAGCGAAATCAGCACTTCATTGCTCTACAACTATGCCTGAAGCCAGAACAGAAG gTGTTGGATGTTGGATGTGGAATTGGTGGACCACTTAGAGAAATTTCCAGATTCAG CTCAGCATCAGTAACGGGGTTGAACAACAATGAATATCAGATAGCAAGGGGAAAG GAACTAAACCGCATTGCTGGAGTGGACAAAACCTGCGATTTTGTGAAG GCTGACTTCATGAAAATGCCATTTCCTGACAATACTTATGATGCAGTATATGCAATTGCTTCTACTTGTCATGCACCCGATGCA TATGGATGctacaaagaaatatatagaGTACTAAAGCCTGGCCATTGTTTTGCTGCATATGAGTGGTGCATGACTGATTCTTTCGATCCCAATAACCGagaacatcaaaaaataaag GCAGAAATCGAGATTGGTGATGGCCTTCCTGACATCAGGTTGACAGGAAAATGCCTTGAAGCTCTCAAACAAGCAGGTTTTGAG GTGATATGGGAGAAAGATCTTGCTGTGGACTCACCTCTCCCTTGGTACTTGCCTTTTGATAAAAGTCACTTCTCACTGAGTAGTTTCCGTCTAACTGCTGCTGGGCGTTTCATTACAAGAAACATG GTCAAGGCCATGGAATTTGTGGGAATTGCCCCAAAGGGAAGCCAACGTGTTCAAATCTTTCTAGAGCAGGCTGCAGAAGGGCTAGTTGAAGGTGGAAA GAAAGAGATTTTCACACCAATATATTTCTTCTTGGCCCGGAAGCCGCTTTCAGACAATCAGTGA
- the LOC132170392 gene encoding cytochrome b5 domain-containing protein RLF has translation MDNDDDFTFCQPSLVSLLVDQEGHETKKLVSDIGGIRIEDEFSNGSDSSQNSGLLWNEEVPNNTTLKKQGTVGSLSFNVIDMSSPKQSTELSRPVASGDVQDSVNKVQEQTVARKPAPRAKVPFEKGYSQMDWLKLTRTHPDLAGLKGQSNKRLISMNEVKQHQKEGSMWTVLKGRVYNISPYMRFHPGGVDMLMKAVGKDCTSLFNKYHAWVNDEFLLEKCLVGTLDNSK, from the exons ATGGACAATGACGATGACTTCACGTTTTGTCAGCCAAGTTTG GTTAGCTTACTAGTCGACCAAGAAGGTCATGAGACAAAGAAGCTTGTGTCAGACATTGGTGGTATCAGGATAGAAGACGAATTCTCAAATGGCAGTGATAGTAGTCAGAATAGCGGTCTTCTGTGGAATGAAGAAGTGCCAAATAATACCACCCTTAAGAAGCAGGGCACAGTTGGTTCTTTGTCTTTCAATGTTATTGATATGTCCTCTCCAAAACAGTCGACGGAATTGTCAAGACCAGTAGCTTCAGGAGATGTTCAAGATTCAGTCAACAAAGTTCAGGAACAGACTGTTGCAAGGAAGCCAGCACCTCGAGCAAAGGTTCCTTTTGAGAAAGGATATAGCCAAATGGACTGGCTTAAGCTTACTCGAACTCATCCTGACCTTGCAG GACTAAAGGGACAGTCAAATAAGAGGCTTATTTCTATGAATGAGGTTAAACAACATCAGAAAGAAGGTTCCATGTGGACTGTTTTAAAGGGTCGTGTGTACAATATATCTCCATACATGAGATTTCATCCCGGAG GTGTTGATATGCTGATGAAGGCAGTGGGAAAAGACTGTACATCCTTATTTA ATAAATACCATGCTTGGGTGAATGATGAATTTTTACTAGAGAAGTGCCTCGTGGGTACTTTAGATAATAGTAAGTGA
- the LOC132167612 gene encoding protein DUF642 L-GALACTONO-1,4-LACTONE-RESPONSIVE GENE 2 has product MALKVTLLLAACLLLFTGPAFAATFLEGYLDNGNFEEQPKPTDLKKTVLVGKYALPKWEIDGLVEYISGGPQPGGMFFAVAHGVHAVRLGNEASISQTIKVKPGSLYALTFGASRTCAQEEVLSVIVLPQKGDLPLQTLYSSNGGDTYAWGFIPTSDTVTVKFHNPGVQEDPACGPLLDAVAIKELFPPRPTRYNLVKNPGFEEGPYHLVNSSHGVLLPPQQEDRTSPLPGWMIESLKAVKFIDSKHFNVPFGQAAVELVAGRESAIAQILRTVPNKFYNLTFSVGDAKNGCHGSMMVEAFAAQDTLKVPFKSEGKGRFKTVSLRFKALSIRTRITFFSSFYHTRIDDFGSLCGPVLDQVRVVPVA; this is encoded by the exons ATGGCATTGAAAGTCACACTCTTGCTCGCTGCCTGCTTGCTACTGTTCACTGGTCCTGCCTTTGCAGCTACATTCTTGGAGG GATATCTGGACAATGGCAATTTTGAAGAACAACCAAAACCGACTGACCTCAAGAAAACAGTTCTTGTAGGAAAATACGCACTGCCCAAGTGGGAAATTGATGGCTTGGTGGAGTACATCTCCGGCGGGCCGCAGCCGGGGGGAATGTTCTTCGCCGTGGCTCACGGTGTCCATGCTGTAAGGCTTGGCAATGAGGCCTCAATCTCTCAGACCATAAAAGTCAAACCAGGCTCTCTGTATGCTCTAACATTTGGGGCATCAAGAACATGTGCACAAGAAGAGGTTTTGAGCGTCATAGTGCTTCCTCAGAAAGGAGACCTTCCTTTGCAGACACTCTACAGCAGTAATGGAGGTGACACTTATGCTTGGGGATTCATCCCCACTTCTGATACTGTTACAGTGAAATTCCACAATCCTGGGGTTCAGGAGGATCCTGCTTGTGGACCACTCTTGGACGCAGTTGCTATCAAGGAACTCTTCCCTCCAAGACCCACAAGAT ATAACTTGGTGAAGAATCCAGGCTTTGAGGAGGGTCCCTATCATCTGGTAAACTCTTCCCATGGCGTTCTCCTTCCTCCGCAACAGGAAGATCGCACGTCCCCGCTTCCCGGCTGGATGATTGAATCCCTTAAAGCTGTGAAATTCATAGACTCGAAGCACTTCAATGTCCCATTCGGACAAGCTGCGGTTGAACTTGTTGCAGGGAGAGAAAGTGCCATTGCCCAAATTCTCAGGACAGTTCCCAACAAATTCTACAATCTCACCTTCTCTGTTGGAGATGCTAAGAACGGTTGCCATGGGTCTATGATGGTTGAAGCATTTGCTGCTCAAGACACCTTGAAAGTTCCCTTCAAATCAGAAGGCAAGGGGAGGTTCAAGACAGTGAGCTTAAGGTTCAAAGCACTGTCAATCAGGACCAGAATCACGTTCTTCAGCTCTTTCTACCATACTAGAATCGATGACTTTGGATCCCTTTGTGGCCCTGTCCTTGATCAAGTTCGGGTTGTCCCTGTAGCTTAG